From Lycium ferocissimum isolate CSIRO_LF1 chromosome 12, AGI_CSIRO_Lferr_CH_V1, whole genome shotgun sequence, one genomic window encodes:
- the LOC132040389 gene encoding probable carboxylesterase 120 — MASQKIVRPIFDNPFLNIEELPGDTIKRTPEPLTQANSDPSGTTLVISKDVTLDINKKTWLRIYVPRRLIGEKLPVIFYYHGGGFVFFHANGFGWDLFCQGLAEKVGAMVIALEYRLAPENRLPAAYDDAMDGLYWIKSTQDEWVQNYSDLSNVYLFGSSSGGNMAYHLGLRIAASAYKELEPVKIKGLILHQPYFSGKNRTESEEKLKDDQLLPLHAIDKMFDLALPKEALDHDHEYSNPFVNGGLLDDMVARGWGVLVTGVSEDPLVDAARNFAKFMEEKGVKTFKLFGDGYHAIELFDPSMAATLFDATKDFLNATKN, encoded by the exons ATGGCTAGCCAAAAAATTGTTCGACCAATTTTTGACAATCCCTTTCTTAATATTGAAGAATTACCAGGTGACACAATTAAACGTACACCCGAACCCCTCACACAAGCCAATTCTGATCCCAGTGGTACGACCTTAGTTATATCTAAGGACGTGACCCTTGACATCAACAAAAAGACTTGGCTGCGAATTTACGTCCCACGACGATTAATTGGAGAGAAATTGCCTGTCATTTTCTACTACCATGGTGGAGGTTTTGTTTTCTTCCATGCCAACGGTTTTGGCTGGGATCTTTTTTGTCAGGGACTTGCTGAGAAAGTTGGTGCAATGGTTATAGCCCTCGAATATCGTCTGGCCCCTGAAAACCGCCTTCCCGCAGCTTATGATGATGCTATGGACGGGTTATATTGGATTAAATCAACTCAAGATGAATGGGTCCAAAATTATTCTGATTTGAGTAACGTCTATCTTTTCGGATCCAGTTCTGGTGGAAACATGGCTTACCATTTAG GGTTACGCATAGCAGCTTCAGCATATAAAGAACTAGAGCCAGTGAAGATCAAAGGGCTAATTTTGCATCAACCATATTTCAGTGGAAAAAACAGGACAGAATCTGAAGAGAAACTAAAGGATGATCAACTTTTGCCACTTCATGCAATTGACAAGATGTTCGACTTGGCCTTACCAAAAGAGGCACTGGATCACGATCATGAATACTCCAATCCATTTGTTAATGGAGGGCTTTTAGATGATATGGTCGCACGAGGTTGGGGGGTCCTTGTAACTGGTGTGTCCGAAGATCCTCTAGTTGATGCTGCAAGAAACTTCGCCAAGTTTATGGAAGAGAAAGGTGTAAAAACTTTCAAGCTCTTTGGAGACGGTTACCATGCTATTGAGTTGTTTGATCCCTCAATGGCGGCAACCTTATTTGATGCCACCAAGGATTTTCTAAATGCAactaaaaattag
- the LOC132039227 gene encoding short chain aldehyde dehydrogenase 1-like: MTLKGEDCRKKFESLSLSLLFFKYNTNFSILTYFCRPERKVAIITGGASGLGAATARLFVQHGAKVVIADIQDNLGTSLVQEIGNKDTIIYVHCNVAIESDVKNVVDATIAKFGKLGIMFSNAGVLGNPFPSIQYIDYDVIKNVFDVNFVGGVFCAKHAARVMIPNKKGSIIFTASVVTEVYSAVTHVYTASKNALLGLSNNVGVELAKYGIRVNCVSPFAISTPLMLNGFRVNKQMADKWFAEAANLKGHLLGVQDVANAVLYLASDDSKYASGLNLVLDGGYSTTNVAFTEAYRKLFLSTTNKTV; encoded by the exons ATGACTTTAAAGGGTGAAGATTGTCGAAAGAAG TttgaatctctctctctctctcttttattttttaaatataatactaatttctctattttaacttatttttgtaGGCCAGAACGTAAGGTAGCAATTATAACTGGTGGTGCTAGTGGCCTAGGAGCAGCCACAGCTAGGCTTTTTGTTCAACATGGTGCAAAAGTTGTAATTGCTGACATACAAGACAACCTTGGAACCTCCTTGGTACAAGAAATTGGCAACAAAGACACAATTATCTATGTCCATTGCAATGTCGCGATCGAATCGGACGTCAAAAATGTTGTTGATGCAACAATTGCCAAATTTGGTAAGCTCGGCATAATGTTCAGTAATGCTGGTGTATTGGGTAATCCATTTCCCAGCATCCAATACATAGATTACGACGTAATCAAGAACGTATTCGATGTAAATTTTGTTGGGGGTGTCTTTTGCGCGAAACACGCTGCCAGAGTAATGATTCCGAACAAGAAAGGCTCCATTATCTTCACTGCAAGTGTGGTGACAGAGGTTTATAGTGCTGTGACGCACGTCTATACGGCTTCAAAGAATGCACTTTTGGGACTTTCTAATAATGTTGGAGTTGAATTAGCAAAGTATGGAATAAGAGTTAATTGCGTTTCTCCTTTTGCAATTAGCACACCTTTAATGCTAAACGGATTTCGAGTAAACAAACAAATGGCGGACAAATGGTTTGCAGAAGCAGCAAATCTGAAAGGACATTTACTAGGTGTACAAGATGTGGCAAATGCAGTATTGTACTTGGCAAGTGATGATTCTAAATATGCGAGTGGACTGAATCTAGTTCTTGATGGTGGTTATAGTACCACAAATGTGGCTTTCACAGAGGCCTACAGGAAATTATTTTTATCAACTACCAACAAAACAGTGTAA